In Pseudofrankia saprophytica, one genomic interval encodes:
- the cas2e gene encoding type I-E CRISPR-associated endoribonuclease Cas2e — translation MTVVVLIATAQGLRGHLTRWMIEVAAGVFVGNPSARVRDRLWALLADRVGDGQAIMIEPANNEQKWAVRTAGRDRGEPIDYDGLILFARPRH, via the coding sequence GTGACCGTCGTCGTCCTCATCGCCACTGCCCAAGGACTCCGCGGCCACCTCACCCGCTGGATGATCGAAGTCGCCGCCGGCGTCTTCGTCGGCAACCCCAGCGCTCGCGTCCGCGACCGCCTCTGGGCCCTCCTCGCCGACCGAGTAGGAGACGGCCAAGCCATCATGATCGAACCAGCGAACAACGAACAGAAATGGGCAGTCCGCACCGCCGGCCGCGACCGCGGCGAACCCATCGACTACGACGGACTAATACTGTTCGCCCGCCCCCGCCACTAA
- the cas6e gene encoding type I-E CRISPR-associated protein Cas6/Cse3/CasE has translation MPYLSRVWLHPLRQGAQKLIRSPEAMHAAVLGSIARHPVTERVLWRLDTPIDRADPRNHRAELLVLTDSRPSWDHVIEQAGWTNAEDPQALVRDYQPLLDRIQAGREFGFRLRANPVSATRNPASPTARQKERLAAPRPRGVRVAHRTAAHQLDWLTSRLDRWGFTLLTTPDGGDGTIPMVQLSARDRLIFFKNGHDADAQTRRVVLNTATFDGAVRITDSELARRTLLAGVGAGKAYGCGLLTLAPLAGGG, from the coding sequence ATGCCCTACCTGTCCCGAGTCTGGCTCCACCCGCTGCGCCAGGGCGCCCAGAAACTGATCCGCAGTCCCGAGGCGATGCACGCGGCCGTCCTCGGCTCCATCGCCCGCCACCCCGTCACCGAACGCGTCCTCTGGCGGCTCGACACCCCGATCGACCGCGCCGATCCACGTAACCACCGAGCCGAGCTGCTCGTGCTCACCGACTCCCGCCCGTCCTGGGATCACGTCATCGAACAGGCCGGCTGGACCAACGCCGAGGACCCCCAGGCTCTCGTTCGTGATTATCAGCCGCTACTCGACCGCATCCAGGCCGGCCGCGAGTTCGGCTTCCGCCTACGCGCCAATCCGGTCTCCGCGACCCGCAACCCCGCGAGTCCAACGGCCAGGCAGAAGGAACGCCTGGCCGCCCCCCGGCCCCGTGGCGTACGCGTCGCGCACCGCACCGCGGCCCACCAGCTCGACTGGCTCACCAGCCGCCTCGACCGCTGGGGCTTCACCCTGCTCACGACCCCGGACGGCGGGGACGGCACGATCCCTATGGTCCAGCTGTCCGCACGCGACCGGCTCATCTTCTTCAAGAACGGCCATGACGCGGACGCCCAGACCCGCCGGGTCGTCCTGAACACCGCGACGTTCGACGGCGCCGTTCGCATCACCGACTCCGAGCTGGCCCGCCGGACACTGCTCGCCGGCGTCGGTGCCGGCAAAGCCTACGGCTGCGGCCTGCTCACCCTCGCGCCGCTCGCCGGAGGCGGCTGA
- the cas1e gene encoding type I-E CRISPR-associated endonuclease Cas1e gives MWWLSDPQDLHRIEDRISSLYVEKCHVDRADNAVVLVNKERTVRVPAAFVATLLLGPGTRITSGAVRLLADSGTAVCWVGERGVRMYAAGLGPSRGAGLLMRQAYLVTRTKERLAVARHMYGMRFPDDDVSDATMQQLRGREGARVKKIYREHAKRTGVDWTRRDYKPGEPFAAGDDINRLLSAGHSCLYGICHAAIVGIGASPALGFVHTGGATSFVLDIADLYKAEYTIPLAFDLAARGQTDERAIRTAFRDRVADGHLMARIIRDIKTLLLGDEADFPDQDSLHLWDEFDGAVAGGVNWAADLADLPAENTIVGVTGPDLDEQPPPW, from the coding sequence ATGTGGTGGCTGTCCGACCCGCAGGATCTGCACCGCATCGAGGACCGGATCTCGAGCCTCTACGTCGAGAAATGCCACGTCGACCGGGCCGACAACGCCGTCGTTCTCGTGAACAAGGAACGCACGGTCCGCGTCCCGGCGGCGTTCGTCGCCACCCTCTTGCTCGGCCCCGGCACCCGCATCACCAGCGGCGCCGTGCGCCTCCTCGCCGACTCCGGGACCGCCGTGTGCTGGGTCGGGGAGCGAGGGGTACGGATGTATGCCGCAGGCCTCGGCCCCAGCCGCGGCGCCGGCCTGCTCATGCGCCAGGCCTACCTCGTCACCCGCACCAAAGAACGCCTCGCCGTCGCACGGCACATGTACGGGATGCGCTTCCCCGACGACGACGTCAGCGACGCCACCATGCAGCAACTACGCGGCAGAGAAGGCGCCCGCGTCAAAAAGATCTACCGCGAGCATGCGAAACGCACGGGCGTCGACTGGACCCGCCGCGACTACAAACCCGGCGAGCCGTTCGCCGCCGGCGACGACATCAACCGGCTGCTCTCAGCCGGGCACAGCTGCCTCTACGGCATCTGCCACGCCGCGATCGTCGGCATCGGCGCCAGCCCAGCCCTCGGCTTCGTCCACACCGGCGGCGCCACCTCCTTCGTCCTCGACATCGCCGACCTCTACAAAGCCGAATACACCATCCCGCTCGCGTTCGACCTCGCCGCCCGAGGCCAGACCGACGAACGCGCCATCCGCACCGCCTTCCGCGACCGAGTCGCCGACGGTCACCTGATGGCCCGCATCATCCGCGACATCAAGACCCTGCTCCTCGGCGACGAAGCCGACTTTCCAGACCAGGACTCGCTCCACCTCTGGGACGAGTTCGACGGCGCCGTAGCCGGCGGCGTCAACTGGGCAGCCGACCTCGCGGACCTCCCCGCCGAGAACACCATCGTCGGCGTCACCGGACCCGACCTCGACGAACAGCCACCACCCTGGTGA